The proteins below come from a single Gossypium raimondii isolate GPD5lz chromosome 2, ASM2569854v1, whole genome shotgun sequence genomic window:
- the LOC105787872 gene encoding uncharacterized protein LOC105787872 isoform X2 has translation MEFTAVCVTSYGQSPISSLKLWEKVITQMLACMLICIPVHTSLRELTSLGIKNAENLAIPSVRNDAAFLFTVVGTTGFLGVLAGQLPGDWGFFTPYLIGSISLVVLAVGSISPGLLQAAIGGFSSFFPDYQERIARHEAAHFLIGYLLGLPILGYSLDIGKEHVNLIDEKLEKLIYSGQLDAKELDRLAVVAMAGLAAEGLKYDKVVGQSADLFTLQRFINRSQPKLSNDQQQNLTRWAVLFAGSLLKNNKVIHEALISAMSKKATVLECIQAIENAA, from the exons ATGGAGTTCACAGCCGTATGTGTCACGTCGTACGGTCAGTCTCCGATATCAAGTCTGAAGTTATGGGAAAAAGTGATCACTCAAATGTTAGCCTGCATGCTCATATGCATACCTGTACAT ACATCTCTTAGGGAGCTGACCAGCCTTGGTATTAAAAATGCAGAAAACCTTGCAATTCCAAGTGTTCGAAATGAT GCAGCATTTCTTTTCACAGTTGTTGGGACAACAGGGTTTTTGGGAGTTCTTGCTGGCCAGCTTCCTGGG GATTGGGGTTTCTTTACACCATATTTAATTGGGAGCATTTCTTTGGTAGTTTTGGCAGTGGGGAGCATTTCACCAGG ACTTCTTCAAGCTGCCATTGGAGgcttttcatcatttttcccTGATTACCAAGAAAGGATTGCTAGACATGAAGCagctcattttttaa TTGGTTATCTGTTGGGCCTTCCTATCCTAGGGTATTCACTGGATATTGGTAAAGAACATGTCAATCTCATTGATGAAAAGCTGGAAAAGCTTATATATAGTGGACAGCTTGATGCTAAAGAGCTTGACAG GTTGGCAGTGGTTGCCATGGCTGGACTTGCAGCAGAGGGTTTGAAATATGACAAAGTGGTGGGTCAATCAGCTGATCTTTTCACACTCCAG AGATTCATAAACAGGAGCCAACCAAAACTAAGCAATGATCAGCAGCAAAATCTAACTAGATGGGCA GTTCTGTTTGCTGGATCCCTGTTGAAAAACAACAAGGTGATTCATGAAGCCTTGATATCAGCAATGTCAAAGAAGGCAACTGTATTGGAATGCATCCAAGCAATTGAGAACGCTGCATAG
- the LOC105787870 gene encoding 4-alpha-glucanotransferase DPE1, chloroplastic/amyloplastic, with translation MAIPIPLLFSSPSFLSSPKSLPLFFKPKINTSKSFNLHFHANVASSSILTAMEVGEDLPLDYGDWLPKPDPDQRRRAGILLHPTSFKGAYGIGDFGEEAFRFIDWLHLAGCSVWQVLPLVPPDDEGSPYAGQDANCGNTFLISLEELVKDGLLTKKELPQPIDCDRVNYSIVAKLKDPLITKAAERLLSTDGELITQLETFRRDPTISCWLEDAAYFAAINDGLKAFSWYDWPEPLKNRHLSALEKIFEENKDFIDLFIAKQFLFQRQWKKIRDYAQTKGVSIMGDMPIYVGYHSADVWANKKHFLLNRHGYPMLVSGVPPDAFSDTGQLWGSPLYDWKAMEKDGFLWWISRIRRAQTLYDEFRIDHFRGFAGFWAVPSEAKVAMVGRWKVGPQKSLFDAISKAVGKINIIAEDLGVITEDVVQLRKYIGAPGMAVLQFGFGSDSSNPHLPHNHEHNQVVYTGTHDNDTIQGWWSNLMEQERSNVFKYLRITEEDEISWALIQAAVSSIAQTTIITMQDVLGLDSSARMNIPATQHGNWSWRIPNSTSFDSLEKEALRLREMLSMYGRK, from the exons ATGGCGATTCCTATCCCTCTCTTGTTCTCTTCTCCCTCTTTCCTTTCCTCTCCCAAATCCTTACCTTTATTCTTCAAACCCAAAATTAACACCTCCAAATCCTTCAATCTTCACTTTCATGCTAATGTTGCCTCCTCTTCCATTTTGACTGCTATGGAAGTCGGTGAAGATTTACCGCTTGATTATGGTGATTGGCTTCCCAAACCCGATCCAGACCAGCGCCGAAGAGCTGGCATTTTGCTCCACCCGACCTCGTTTAAGGGAGCTTATGGTATTGGTGATTTTGGTGAAGAGGCTTTTCGATTCATTGACTGGCTTCATTTAGCTGGCTGCTCCGTTTGGCAG GTTCTTCCCCTTGTTCCTCCTGATGATGAGGGATCACCATATGCAGGACAG GATGCAAATTGCGGTAATACTTTCTTGATTTCACTTGAAGAGCTTGTTAAAGATGGTTTGCTAACAAAGAAAGAGCTTCCACAACCAAT TGATTGTGACCGTGTGAACTATTCTATCGTCGCTAAGCTAAAGGATCCACTTATAACTAAG GCTGCAGAAAGGCTACTTTCGACTGATGGAGAACTTATAACTCAGCTTGAGACTTTCCGTAGAGATCCTACCATATCGT gctGGCTTGAAGATGCAGCTTATTTTGCTGCTATTAATGACGGTTTAAAAGCATTCAGTTGGTATGATTGGCCTGAACCTTTGAAAAATCGCCATCTTTCAGCCTTAGAAAAAATATTCGAGGAAAACAAGGATTTC ATAGACTTGTTCATTGCTAAACAATTCCTGTTCCAAAGGCAGTGGAAGAAAATTCGCGACTATGCACAGACAAAGGGAGTCAGCATAATGGGAGACATGCCTATTTATGTAGGTTATCACAGTGCTGATGTTTGGGCAAATAAGAAACATTTTTTGCTG AATAGGCATGGTTATCCTATGCTAGTCAGTGGTGTTCCTCCTGATGCCTTCAGTGATACTGGTCAGCTCTGGGGGAG TCCTCTATATGATTGGAAAGCCATGGAGAAAGATGGATTTTTATGGTGGATAAGTCGCATTAGACGTGCACAGACTCTATATGATGAATTCAGGATAGATCACTTTAGAGGATTTGCTGGCTTTTGGGCTGTCCCTTCTG AAGCGAAAGTTGCAATGGTTGGACGATGGAAG GTTGGTCCTCAAAAATCTTTGTTCGACGCCATCTCCAAAGCAGTTGGAAAGATTAATATCATAGCTGAAGATCTG GGAGTTATAACTGAGGATGTAGTTCAGCTCAGGAAATATATTGGAGCACCTGGAATGGCTGTTCTCCAGTTTG GTTTTGGTAGTGACTCTAGCAACCCTCATTTACCTCACAATCACGAGCACAATCAAGTTGTGTACACTGGAACACATGACAATGACACG ATCCAAGGTTGGTGGAGCAATTTGATGGAACAAGAGAGGTCCAAT GTATTCAAGTATCTTCGTATCACTGAAGAAGATGAGATCTCATGGGCACTGATCCAAGCTGCAGTTTCTTCAATAGCTCAAACTACTATCATAACCATGCAGGATGTTCTTGGGTTGGACAGTTCTGCCAGGATGAACATTCCTGCAACACAG CATGGAAACTGGAGTTGGAGGATACCTAATTCCACGAGTTTTGATAGCCTGGAAAAAGAAGCGTTAAGATTAAGAGAGATGCTTTCCATGTACGGTCGAAAGTAG
- the LOC105787872 gene encoding uncharacterized protein LOC105787872 isoform X1 has protein sequence MLNVNSMASLSNSKLPFQYFHYYNKHSSKCFKVLTPRKSELQLQIIRASSSAAAPDVDLNTLESAISKKDSEAVKEALNQLSEVGWAKKWSSQPYVSRRTTSLRELTSLGIKNAENLAIPSVRNDAAFLFTVVGTTGFLGVLAGQLPGDWGFFTPYLIGSISLVVLAVGSISPGLLQAAIGGFSSFFPDYQERIARHEAAHFLIGYLLGLPILGYSLDIGKEHVNLIDEKLEKLIYSGQLDAKELDRLAVVAMAGLAAEGLKYDKVVGQSADLFTLQRFINRSQPKLSNDQQQNLTRWAVLFAGSLLKNNKVIHEALISAMSKKATVLECIQAIENAA, from the exons ATGTTGAATGTGAATAGCATGGCTTCTCTATCAAACTCAAAGCTTCCATTTCAATATTTCCATTATTATAATAAGCATTCCAGCAAGTGTTTTAAGGTATTAACACCCAGGAAATCAGAGCTGCAACTGCAAATTATAAGGGCTTCTTCTTCAGCTGCTGCTCCTGATGTTGATCTCAACACCCTCGAATCTGCCATTTCCAAG AAAGACAGTGAAGCAGTGAAAGAAGCACTTAATCAGCTGAGTGAAGTTGGGTGGGCAAAGAAATGGAGTTCACAGCCGTATGTGTCACGTCGTACG ACATCTCTTAGGGAGCTGACCAGCCTTGGTATTAAAAATGCAGAAAACCTTGCAATTCCAAGTGTTCGAAATGAT GCAGCATTTCTTTTCACAGTTGTTGGGACAACAGGGTTTTTGGGAGTTCTTGCTGGCCAGCTTCCTGGG GATTGGGGTTTCTTTACACCATATTTAATTGGGAGCATTTCTTTGGTAGTTTTGGCAGTGGGGAGCATTTCACCAGG ACTTCTTCAAGCTGCCATTGGAGgcttttcatcatttttcccTGATTACCAAGAAAGGATTGCTAGACATGAAGCagctcattttttaa TTGGTTATCTGTTGGGCCTTCCTATCCTAGGGTATTCACTGGATATTGGTAAAGAACATGTCAATCTCATTGATGAAAAGCTGGAAAAGCTTATATATAGTGGACAGCTTGATGCTAAAGAGCTTGACAG GTTGGCAGTGGTTGCCATGGCTGGACTTGCAGCAGAGGGTTTGAAATATGACAAAGTGGTGGGTCAATCAGCTGATCTTTTCACACTCCAG AGATTCATAAACAGGAGCCAACCAAAACTAAGCAATGATCAGCAGCAAAATCTAACTAGATGGGCA GTTCTGTTTGCTGGATCCCTGTTGAAAAACAACAAGGTGATTCATGAAGCCTTGATATCAGCAATGTCAAAGAAGGCAACTGTATTGGAATGCATCCAAGCAATTGAGAACGCTGCATAG